In Macrobrachium rosenbergii isolate ZJJX-2024 unplaced genomic scaffold, ASM4041242v1 171, whole genome shotgun sequence, a genomic segment contains:
- the LOC136838150 gene encoding cuticle protein 16.5-like, translated as MKRFFRQYNPCVFMTGDYPASLARAPGVPTAWATPAVPVNWAAPAVPLASAVLVSPSAAPVAAVTRAALAVPPAPAALVIPVAGVPATWAAPAIPASPAALAAPVVPAIPSWMGDLTAVLKMRSKKKRGRGVGRCRSSSSLSSAASSPPSSEARWPRKKKAASPPLRSSAPGLLRGCLPP; from the exons ATgaagcggttcttcaggcagtacaatCCTTGTGTCTTCATGACTGGAGACTATCCAGCTTCTCTTGCAAGAG CTCCTGGTGTTCCTACTGCCTGGGCCACTCCTGCTGTTCCTGTTAACTGGgctgctcctgctgtgcctctTGCCTCAGCTGTCCTGGTTTCTCCTTCTGCCGCTCCTGTTGCTGCTGTCACCCGGGCTGCTCTAgctgtgcctcctgccccagctgccCTAGTTATTCCTGTTGCTGGTGTTCCTGCCACCTGGGCTGCTCCTGCTATTCCTGCTTCCCCAGCTGCCCTGGCTGCTCCTGTGGTTCCTGCTATTCCCTCCTGGATGGGAGACCTGACTGCCGTCCTGAAGATGAGGTCGAAGAAGAAGCGAGGAAGAGGAGTTGGGAGGTGTCGATCGTCATCTTCTTTGTCGTCTGccgcctcctcccctccttcttctgaggctcgttggccgaggaagaagaaggctgcctctccccCCTTAAGAAGTTCTGCTCCTggacttctaaggggctgcctccctccatAG